GACGCTTTTGGTCAGGAAGAAGAGCAGGGGGAAGAAGACGTTGACGGCGGCCAGCCATATCAGTATGGGCCTCTTCCAGTCAGTGCCGTATTTGCAGGTCAGGTCCGCGAAAAGCCACTCAAAGAGTGCCTCCATCTTGAGGAAAAGCTTTTTAATGCCCCTCCTCCTTCCGGCCAGGCGGGACTGCCTTTTCTCCACCATCTCCAGGTAATAGTACCTGTCGGCCCTCTCAAAGTCCCCGTTCCTCTCCCAGCTTATCCTCGCTAAGCGGTAGAGCACCTCCGCCGTGCGGTGGCTGTTGAACCTGCACTCCTCGACCTCAACGAATCCCTCGACGTTGAGTTCAACCGGGATGTTGGGCAGAACAGTCGAGTTCCAAGCGAAGTCTCCGTTGAACGACACTCTGCGGAATATCATGTTGCCCATGACCCTCGTATGAACGAACTCCGGATTCTTAAGCCAGCTGGCAAGGATCTCCGCGTGCCCGAAGATGTCAAGGTTCTCAAGGACGAGGTTGCCGTGGAACCGCCTTATGCTCAACCTCACCTGCCTCTTGAACCTGGCCGCCCTGTCAAATTGAACGTCGCGCATAACAAGGGAGGTGGCCTTGACGCTCCTCTCGGAGGATGCCGAGGGCTTTATTCCATGCTCCTCAAGGATGCGCCTCATAAGGGGATAGCGGACGTTAATTCCAATCCTTCTCACGTTCTCCAGGCCGCTCAACTCTATCCTGCCCACGGCCCTTTTCTCACCGTATTCCTCCTCCCCTTTCCCACCCTGGCCGATGTACTCTGTGGAATTTATCATGAGGTAGCGGACGCTCGAATTTCTGACGTATACGGAGTTGGAGAACCTCACCCTCAGCAGGTTCAGGCCAAAGACGTGGGAGCCGTGGAGGAGGAACGTCCCCAGCTCACTCCTGAAGACAACGAGTCTGCCCACCCGGGAGTTGTAGAAGGTTATTCCCGGGACGTTCACCGAGTCAAAGAGTATCGTCTTCACGCGGGAGTTCTTGAAGACTATGGACTTTTCGGCACGGAAATCGCTGATTTTAACGTCGTACAGGTAAACTCCTTCAAAATAAGTCTGCCCCGCCTTTAGTCTTCTGAGGAAAGCCTCTTCCTTGACCTTCTTTATCTCCTCACCCAAAAGCCGCTCCCCCTCATCGTAGGGGGTATGGAGGGGACAGTACTTTGAACCCTCGAGGGCCTTCAGCCTGCACTTCTGCCCGTTCTCGTAGGTGTACTCACACATGGCTCTCCCAGGTAAACTCGTTTCCCGAATAATTAAGGTTTTCTACTTTGCGGATTCCACCAACCCCCAGCCGGCAGGGAAAGCCTCTGAACAAGTCAAATGGACACATAAATACATTAAAGCCGCTTTTGAATCGGGAACCTTTTTAAACCGAAAGCGACTCCCGAAGGCCTCAAGGTGAGAAAAATGAGCCAGAGGGTAGCCGTCGCTGTGAGAAACGCGTCAGTGGCAAACCGCTACCGCTATATTCCGAAGATGCCGAGGTGGTTTTACTCCTTCGTACCCTTCAAGGTAGCCACGGGTGGAAGCTCTGCCCTGGTTAGTCTGTACCTTCTTGAACTCGGTGGCAGTGCATCAACCGTTGGCCTGACCTTTGCCCTTGCGAGCTTAGCTTCTATGCTTGGCGCTTTATTCTGGGGCAGGCTGAGCGACAGAACCCTCAGGAGAAAGCCCTTCATACTGCTGGGTTTTGCCAGTGTTCCGGTATTCCTCACCCTCATGTCGCTGGCGAAAACACCCGCTCAGCTCATTGCGGTAAACACTGCCTACGCGTTCTTCCTTGCATCGACCCTTTCGGTACCGATAGCCCTGGTTCTTAGAAGCGTCAGAAAGCACAACTGGGACTACGGCATAGGAAAGTTTAACGAGGTAAGCGGATGGGGATGGGTTCTCGGCCTTGTACTAGGGTTCGGGCTGTCCAGGTTTATGACGATACCCCAGCTGTTCCTGACCTTCGGTCTGATGGGAGTTCCATCGATCGTTATGGGGGAGCGCATGATACGCGAGGTGCCCATCTACATCAACAGAAGATCCATCAGGGCGTTTGGAAACTACGTTGTCGAAAAGGCCAGATACATGCCGTCCTTTATACTCCACACAAACTTCAGTCTTCCGGAGGGCCTGAGGAGGTTCTATCTGGCGTTCCTGCTGTTCTGGATAGCGGCGGGTCTCTACTTCCCCCAGATGCCCGTGCTCCTCTCGGACAGTGGTTATTCCCGCGAGATAATTTACCTGGCTCTGATAGCCAACTCGGCGATAGCGGCCCTTAACTATACCCGCGTGGGTGCGGGCATGGGGAGGAACAAGGAAGGCACCCTGAGGAAAGGCCTCATGCTCCGGACAGGGGCATTTATTGCGGTAATGGTGGGCATCTTCCTTTCACCGGTGCTGCTGCCTCTTGCCTTTGCCTCATACGCCCTCGCTGGCTATTCCTGGACATTCATCAGCGTCTCCTCAACGGCCATAGTGAGCGAAAAAGCCGGAGAAAAGGAGAAGGGCAGTGCCATGGGTACGTACAACGTGATAAGTTCCGCTGGATACATAACCGGGAGCGCAATAAGCGGTGCGCTCATATCATCGGCCGGATTTGGGGCGACGTTTGGACTCGGGCTTGCCCTACTCGGTGGGAGCATAGCCCTGCTGAGAAAATGAAGAAAGGTCAGAACTTCAGGACTCTGGCGAGGACGATAAGCGGATCCCACACCGGAGCGAAGGGCGGTGCGTATGCCAGGTCGGTGAAGAAAACGTCCTTCGTTGTGAAGCCCGCCGTCAGCATGGCGGCGGCGCTGTCTATTCTCGGCAGTATCTCGGCTCCAACCGCCTGGACACCGAGGAGCCTGCTGGTCTCGTTGTCAACGACGCCCTTGAGCCATATCTCCCTTCCGCCCGGATAGTAGTGGGGCTTTGTCCTGGCCTTTATGAACGCGGTTCTGACGTCGTAGCCTTCATTAATAGCCTCGGCCTCAGTTAGGCCAGTCTTCCCAATCTCCAGGTCAAGGAACTTGGTTATGCTCGTTCCAAGAACGCCCGGGAAGCGGATATCCTTTCCTGCTATGTTGCTTCCGGCGACGTATCCCATCTTGTTGCCGGCCGGTGCCAGGGGCATCCAGACGCGCCTGCCGGTGATGAGATGCTTTGTCTCGGCAACGTCACCGGCAGCGTAGACATTTTCAACGCTCGTCTCCATCCTCTCGTTCGCCCATATTGCCCCGGTTTCACCTATCCTCACGCCCAGCTCTCTGGCGAGTTCCGTGTTCGGCTTTATGCCCGTCGCCATAATGACCATGTCCGCTTTGTATTCGCCGGCGTCGGTGATAACTTTCTCGACTTTTCCATTGCCCTCAAAGCGCAGGGTGCTCTCATTCAGCCGGAGATTAAGGTTCTCCTTCAGCTTAGCCTCTACGATATCGGTAATCTCCCTGTCGAAGGTTTTCCTCAGAACTCTCTCGCTCCTGCCGATGAGGGTAACGTTCTTGCCCCTCGCAACGAAGGCCTCCGCCATTTCAAGGGCGATGTACCCCGTACCTATGACAACAACGTCCCTAACGTCGTGCTTCCCCATGTACTCGGTTATGGCAACGGCATCCGGAGGCAAATCCGCCGTAAAAACCCCCTCCAGACCAAAGCCCTCAATCTCTGGAAGGCTCGGAGAGGCACCGTTGGCGAAGACGAGGTAGTCCCACTCGTAGGTGTGCTCCCCATCCTCTTCCCTGACGCGGACATTACCCTGTTCTACCTCTACGACCTCCGCCTTCATGTGGAGGTCTATGCCGCGCTTCTTGATGAAGACCTCCGGAGGATAGTGCATGAGCTTCTCCTTTGGCGAGATGCCCTCGACCACGTAGGGCACACCGCAGGGGGCGTGGCTGACCCATTCCGTTGCCTCGAAGACCTTTACGTCCCACTCCGGCCTGAGCCTCTTGACGCGCGATGCAGCACTCATTCCTGCCGCTCCACCGCCTATGATAACAACCGTTTTCTCCATGATTCATCACCAAAAAAGGTTCAAAACTTTGGGTTAAAAACCTTGGCGGGACAGAACCGGGTCATTCTTTCCTGTCCAGGAGGTACTTCCTGCCCCTGACCTCCACAATGCGGTATATCTCCCCCTCTCTGAGCTCCATGTCCGGCCTCTCCAGCTCGTACGTCTCGTAGGTCTTCATATCCATGAGCTGAACCTCGGTCGGAGTTATGCTCGTGACCATGGCCTCGCTCTTCTCGCTCTCCACGGTATCTATGCCCTCCCGCTTCACCGTCTTCCAGTCACGGTGTTCGCTTTCACGGGTGGAGAGGTTCCTGAGGGAGAGACCCTTTCCGTCCACGCGTTCGACCTCGTAGACGTTGCCACGCTTATCCACCACTATGTCCCCCCTCTGAAACTTTGGAATCCTGATGCTCACACTGGTGCGGTAGACCTCCCTGCTGGTCTGCCTGTCAAGACCGACGAGTTCATAGGCTTCACTTATCGTTCCTCCAAAACGCTCCTTTATCGCCTGGGCGAGCTTTCTTGCCGAAGAGGTCGAGCCCATGTAGAAATCAAGCCCTTCCTCCTTTTCGATGGTATCCTGGATGAACCCCATTCTGTCTTTCCTCATTATCTCGTCCACCTTCTCCTCGACGAGCTTCCCTATAACCTTCCGCTCCTCTTCCGTCAGCGGCCTGTCTTCGGCGCGAACCTGAAGTATTGCCTCGAAATAGCCCCCAAGGAACCTAGAACAGCGGGGACAGACGGTCTGACGGACGTAGACGGTGACGTATTTTGCCTCGTCGTGAAGCTCGTGTTGAAGCTCGTGTAGTCTGGCCTTAACGCGAATCTCGTACGTTATTATCGCCGGGAAGTATTCAATGTGCCAGTCAACGGGCTGGAAAGCTATCAAGGCTCTTCCAACGGGGAGTTCCTCAATCTCATCAAGCTCTTCGGGAGAAACTATCCCAAACTCCCTCACCCGTTCATCGAGAGAGTCCCCTATCACCTCAAGGAGCGCATTTTCAGCGACTTCAAATACCAGCTCATCAAGCTCGTAGGTCAGGGGATCGACCCAGACGCCCCTCTTCTTATAGCTCCCACAGTTCTGACACAGCTCCGTGTTTATCTCGCCATCGATCAGCAGAACGGGATTTTCCTTTCTGAAACAGACCTGACAGAGCCCCTCTATGAGCGGGCCCCCCTCACTCTCGCTTATCCCACACCTATAACAGAACCTCTCGCTCATTCCTCTCACCGGAAGGGAGTGAGGAAGGGAGTTTAAAAACCTAATCTCAGAGAAAGAGCTTCGCCATCTGAGCGTGGGGAACCCCCTGAATCCTGAGCACCCTTGTCTCATCAATGTAGCCCAGTTCTATCGCTTTTCTGACGCATCGCTCGCCAGTGAGGTTGGCGATGGTCGCCTCTTCCAGCATGGCCCCCAGGGTATTCTCGTCAACCAGTTCTCCCTTGTAAAAGCGCTCCTTGACCTCAAGCCTCAGCTCACCTTCCCTGAAGGTTTTCCCGAGGAGCTCTTCATCGCAGGCCGCTAGGAGAACTTCCCCCTGAACTCTGTAGACTTTGACATATATCATTGAGCTACACCGGAGGGAGAAACGCCTGAGGGTTTAAAAGGGTTGGGTAAATGGAGAAGAAGAGAGAAGGGCATCAGCCCTGGGCTTCAATCTCCTTGACGGCCTTCTCAAGGATGGTGTACGCCTTGAGGATGTTCATGTACGCCTTGCGGATGTTCGGCAGTGCAGCTATTGCGAGGTTGTCCCTGCCCGGAGTCAGGTACTTCTCGGCCTCAGCGTAGTACTGGTCGGCGAGCTGCTTGTAGTGCATGGCCTCCTGGAGGGTCTCGTTGTCGACGCCGAGCTCAACCGCCTTCTGGTAGAGCGGGTCGAACTTCTGGTCGTACCTCCAGTAGAGCATGTACCAGACGTAGTTCCAGGTGCTGACGATCCAGCGAGAGGTCTTGTATTCAATCGTCAGAGTCACCGGTGAGGCGTACTTGACCTTCAGTACGGCGTACTTCGCGTTCTTGCCGTCGAGGACGTAGTAGCTGATCACATGGTCGCCCTTAACGTCGACGTACTGGGTATCGACCGGCAGTGTTACGAGGACGTAACCGGTCGTTCCGCTCGGACCCTCAACCGTCAGGTCTATGCTCGTACCCGTGTCGTGGTAGCCCGTGACCGTACCGAGTCCAACCGCGACGTAGGGTGACAACTGGGTGGCGGAGTAAACCTTATTCTCCGCGAGCTCCTTGACCTTAACCGTCACTTCCTTGGAGGTGTCCTGGTAGTAGTCGCTGAAGACCTGAATGTTGAACGTCTGCTCCATGTGGAGAGGTGTGAAGTACACCTCGACTTCACCGTTGTCCGTATAGTACTCCCTGCCGTTCACGACGACCTTTGCCGGAGTGTCTATCCTCTCCATCGTTGCAAGGTCGAGGAGCCTTATCTTGAGCACCGACTGCTTTCCGAGGGTGGCTTCCGGATACACCACCACGTACATTTCAGGCATGCCTACCTGGAACAGCATCGGCGCGTAGGTCATAGTCTCCCCAGTGTCTGCGTTGAGGAGTCCGAGCACTCCGAGGTAAGTACCTGGAGCGGAAAGGTCTACTTTAGCGCCGATGGATTCCGAGGTGCCCATGCCAAATGCAAACGGAGTGCTGTCGACTGTCACATCACCGTTGTCGCCGAGCACCTGGTAGTAGAAGGTGTAGTGGATCGGGTTGTATCCGACAGTGTCATATCCATAGACCATTATCAGGTAGTATCCCGTCTCGGGCATGAACTTTTCGAAGACCTCATCGCTGGTTGGGCCGATCTGGTCATAGTATACTACATAGTTCGTGAAGTTGAGAAGGTCATCGAGTGTTGGGAAGTACAGCACGTACAGGTCGAGATCTGCCGTTGGATCCTCCGGCTCGGTGATTCCAAACCTGATGAAGTATGTGGTCGGATCAACGTAGAAGGCCCCAATGACATCCCAGTCGTCCTGACTGACGTTCCTGACCATTGCATATGCCTGGTCAAGCCTTCCAAGGCCATATCCAACAGCAACGGCGTTGAAGTCGCCGTAGTTGTTCTCTACCTTAGCCCCAACGCTGACGTTGGCCGGAGACGGGACGTCTTTCTTGATGATCTCTGGTGTTATTGAAACGGACGCAGCGCTCACTTCGATCTCATAGTGCGCATCTTCGTAGCCGGTTGTGGCGTAGGAGCTGACGCTGACGTAAGCTGTTATCTCCCAGACGCCCTCAACCGGATCCTGTACCACCCACGTGTATTCAAGCGGTCCTCCTGGGCCGACGTAGTAGTATCCGGGCACTCCGTCGTAGACAACGCCGCCCATTGGCCTCGCGATGACGAGCTTGACCCTGCCCATTGGAGTGCCGTTGGCATCCGTCGGGACGCGGAGGGTGACGCGGAGCTCCTTGGTTCCCCTCGGCACCTCGAAGAAGTAGTGCTTGGCCTCACCCGGTTTGCCGGTGTCGGTGATCTTGGCGCTGGTCCCGCCGTTCTTGTTTGCGGGTATGTCAACGGTCACCGCGACATAACCATCGATGTAGCTGGTGTCCGGATCGTCGATGTAAATCAGACCCACGTAGGTGCCGCTCTTCTGGAGCTTGGAGTAGTCGATGTTTATGGAGAACTGCCCGATGAGGTCACTTATGTACATGGCATTGGCGCCGTGTATGGTGACCTCGGTAGTGTTCGGTATGATCCAGTCAACGTTGGTGCTTATCTTGTATGTCTTGTTCTCGAAGACGTACCAGAGGCCCCATCCGGGCTCGTACGTCATCGGCGAGAAGTATATCGGGACGCTGCCTGGATACTCGTCCCTTATGTAGACTCCCCTGTAGAGGTACGGATAGCCGAACATGTACTGGAAGTAGCCGTTGAAGTCAACGTACGCCTGAGAAATCGGGATGAGCGGCTGCTCAATCGGGTTCTTGAAGCTGGTGAAGGTTGTGCCCGCGAAGATGTAAGTGGTCGGTTCCTGGCTGAGCTCTTCGAGTTTGGCTATGGCCTTATCGACCTGTATGAGGCCGAAGCCCTGGTCTATCAGGGTCTGGTTCGTGGGCTTGGCGCTGAGTTCAAGGGCGCGCTTGATCATTATCGGGTTGTAGGTGATGTTGTGCTGCTTGGCGTAGCTTATCATGAGGGCAACTGCACCGCTGACGTGCGGAGTGGCCATTGAGGTGCCGCTCCAGAATCCGTAATACCTGTAGGGGTTTCCGTAAAGGACCGTGTACCACATCGGGAGGCTTGAGAATATTGCAGTTCCCGGGGCCATCACGTCTGGGTCGAGGAGACCGTCCATCCTCGGTCCCCTGCTGGAGCTCATGGCCGGGCCGTTCATAACTCCCGGCAGGCCGTAGAGAAGCTCCCACCTCTCGCTTTCCCAGTAGTTGCCGACCGTTATGGCCAGGTCGCTGTCCCCAGGGGCGTGAACGCTGTTGGTTGTCGGTCCCTCGTTTCCAGCGGCAATGGCAAACGTAACCCCGTAAATGTCGGTAAGCAGGTTGACGTAGAATATCTCCGGGGTCTCAAGTCCGTCGTTTATCTCGCCGCCGCCACCGAGGGACATGCTGATGACGTCGGCACCCATAAGGGTCGCGTATATCATCCCGCTGATTATCCAGCTGGTTCTTCCAAAGCCGAGCTCTCCAGGCAGGACCTTGACCTCGATGAGCTGGGCGTTGGGTGCAACGCCGTAGACGCCGTAGAACACAGGGTCAGTGGGCAGACCAACGCCCGCAACGGTGCCGCTGACGTGGGTGCCGTGTCCGTGGGCGTCCCACATGAAGTAGGCGTAGCCCTCATCGGGCTCGAACTCTATGAACGCAACGTTGACCTTGGTTGTGTTAACAGTGACGTAGTCCCCGCTGATGTCATAAATTCTCATCGGCTGGTCGTTGGTGAAGTTGTTGTCGAGGTTGAAGTCTATGTAGGCGGTGAAGTTACCGCTCTGGTTGACTATAAGAACCGGATAAACATCACTGAGGTCTCCAAAGAGGCCCAGGCCGTACGGGTCGTAGGGGGTCGCGCTGAAGTTGTTGAGGTCGAAGTACCTCTCGGGAAGGAGGCCGATGTAGTATGTATCGCCAGTTATGTTGCCGACATAATAGGTGCCCATTGTGTAGTTGGTGTATGCAGGGTGACCGTAATAGTCAGCATAGACTCCCCAGAAGACAGTGACGTTCTTGTTGACGGTGATAGTTCCTCCGACGGGAGTGGTGGTGTTGTAGTATATCTGGGCCATACCCTCGTCGCTCTCGTCATAGATGTCAATAATCTTCTTCCTTCCATCGAGGGTCGTCTGGAGGAACGGGTGCCCAACATCCACACCCGTATCAAGAACGGCAACTGTAACGTTGTCTCCATAGACACCATAGTCAGTCCAGACGTTGTACGCGTCTATGGTGAAAACGCTCATGAACATTTCTGGGAGGGAGAGGGAGTCCCTTGCAGGAGCGTTGGGAGCAGTTCCATCCTCGGGAGCCACAGGTTCCTGGAGCTTGACAGTCCTGTCCTTCCACACATGCAGGATACCAGGAATGTTCTGGAGCTCCTCCACCCTGGAAACGGGCATCTCCACGACTATGAACTGATACTCGGGTTTACTTATTGGATCGATCTTTCCAAGCTTTTTAAGGGCATTGTATACCTCCATCTTGTGGTCTCTATCCGGTGCGACTATCAGTCGTACGGTTTTGTCACTGGTCTTCAGGATATTCTGTATTTCCTTTTGGAGAATTTCACCGCTGATGAATTGCTCAGGATGAGCATTGTTTGTGGTTTCTACTTTGACAGGGTTAGATGGGGCGGCAAAGACAGGTGTTGCTGAAAACGCTACTGAAGCTGCCGATAGTACGAGCACCGCCACAATCAAAAGACTCAAGGCCTTCCGATTCATCCTGACACCTCCGGGTTGTAATGTTCACCTATATTGTGGATAGAGCACCGATATAAACGTTTCGCACCACACGGTTGTATAATCCACCTTAACTGCCATATTACAACTTGAATGATTATTCAAGGACATTGGTGACCGCGCTTCATGTTATGTTGTCCTCAGAAACCGAGAAAAGCAAAGTGGCCACAATAAATAACATTATGAACGCATCCACCCCGGGATCCAGTGAGTACATCATAAGAGACAAGACCACCACAAAGCTCCCTCTGTCCCTCTCACTATTTCTAAGGAACATACCGAGCAAAAAAGCCTCTATTACACCCAGAATTCCAAAATCAGCGACTGGCTGGCCAAAGAAGAAATAGGTGTAGTTCGTGGAGGCACCGAACAATGAAGCGACCATGCCTCGGGGGTTGCTACTGAAGAGGAGAGCACCATGGAAGAAACCCCATGGAAGGGAAAGACGAACGAGGTTGTGGAAAACCAGGAACGTGAAGCCTATCCTCACGAGAACTGCCTGGATCCCACCGCTCATACCCACTATGATGAGGGCAGGAATGAGACTGAGACCGGGGAGCCATTTTCGAAACTGAGGATAATCAAAGTATGTACTCAGGAAATAAGCCAGATATACCAGAAGAACCAGGGAGCGGAATGTGCCGAGGAAGAACAGCACGGTATACACTCCCACTAGGAAAGTTTTCCAGCGAAGAGAAAGCGTGGAATAAGCCATTCCAACAACCGCCAGAACCGCCGCTAGAACCAAAGGACCCACGAGTTCATACCTGAGGGAATTCTCAAGAAGTGGAACACCCACGACGGCGTATAGAGCAGAGGGTATCAAAAGTGCCACTAGGAGGGCGCTTTGGGGGAATAGCCTGAAAGGGTCGACTCCCAGCCGGTACACTATAAGAACCAAAACAGCCAGGAGGAAAAAAACGGGAAAATTCTGGAAAGAGAGTAGCAGAAATAGAACAGCCAGCATTGAGGGCGGGAGTCTCAGGTTGAGGACATAGCCCAAAGAGAAAACCGCAAAGAACGCGAGAGCATAGACCGTTCCCAGAAGGAGCACTGAAGGCTCCAGTCCTCGTGAATATATTGTGCTGCGTAAGCCCTCGTCAAAATAGTTGGCGTACAGTGAAAGGGCTAGGTAAGAAAAGAAGCCGAGGCTAAAGATTTTTAACCCCCTCACTTTACCACCAATTAATGTTAAAAAAAAAGGAGCTTAAAAATTTGAGGGGTGTCGTGCAATGAAGAGAGAAAGCCTCTACCTTCCCCTGCTTCTTATCTCCGCTTTCATCATAAGGCTCATTCCCCACAGAACGCTTCTCTTAGCGACATACGACGAGTATCTCCACCGAGACATAACCCTAAGGATAGTCAGCCAAGGCATAGGCTCGATCCCAAAGGATATACCTTCCCTGATCGGACTGAGAGCCTACAGCTATCCGCCGCTGTTCCATATAATCGGCGCGGCGTTTTACAAGATATTCCCGTCCGATCACTTCTTCTTCGTCCTCCCGGCGGTCTACGGCACCCTCGCAGTGTTTGGCTTCTACCTGGCGTTTAAAGAGCTCACGGGGGACAAAAACCGCGCCCTTCTTGCGACGGCATTTCTTGCCTTTGCCCCCAACTTCATATACAGAACGAGTCTCTACATCCCTGAAAACCTCGGTCTGTTCCTGTTCTCGGTAAGCCTGCTGTTCCTGATAAGATTCATGAAATCTAGGAAGCTCTCCAATCTGGTCCTTCTGGCTATCGTGATGACGGTCTACATGCTGACCCACAGGGGGTGGATATTCTTTGCCATGGCCGCGGTTCTGCTGTTCGCCTCCTACCTGTGGCCTTTCATAAGAAAGAACCTCCACTATTTCGTCGCCCTGGTCGTTTTAGCTCTCATAGCCTACACGCAGGTGTCTTTCATCCAGTCAACCGTTGGGGAGCTGTTCCTCAGGCTTCAGCGGAGTGAAGTGAGCTTCCTGGGATACTTCAAGTGGATAGGCGTTATCCAGCTCGTCTTTGGAGCCATAGCCAGCCCATACTATTTCAAAAGGGACAGCATACGACGTGGCTTCGTCCTCTGGGCCTGGGCGTTTATGCTGGCCGGCGGAATTTCCTTCCGCTTCCGCGACCCCTACGCGACAATACCCCTCTCCGTCATGGCCGCGGAATACCTTATTGACGCTGTCTTTCCTGCCATCGGACCGTTTATCCAGAGAGCCTTCGAAGACGTGAAAGGTCTGGGCGCCGAGTGGATAAAGAGTATTTCACGAAAGCACTGGGTAACCTCACTGGTGATCCTGCTGTTGTTGGTCACTCCTCTTGCCCAGGGAGCCTACGGGGCTTACAAGTACGTCGAGGCGCCAACTGTGAGCGATAAGGAGGCCTACGAGTGGATAGTCCAGAACACTCCTGAAAACGCCACAATACTCGTTTGGTGGGATATGGGATATCTCCTCATAGGAAACACACACAGAAAGGACGTTGTCATATGGAAAAAAGTCTATCAGGGCTTCTTTGGAGAGGCTCCCACTGTGAGGGAGGCGGGCCAGGCGTATACTGACCACGTCGTCATGTTCAGCTCAAACCAGCGCGAGTGGGCGTATTATCTTATGAGGAAATACAACGTAAGCTACATCTTCGTTGACAGGAAAAGGTACTCCTACGGTCTCATTCGATACGGCCTTATGGAATATGCCCCCTACGATACCCATTTCAAGGTCGAATTCTGCAACGGCGGTTCGGTCATATACCGCTTTATTCCGGAGCCAACCCTAAAGATGGAACAGCCGTTTCCTCTAAACTATACCGGAAATTACTCACCGCTCGTCAATTTCCTGGAGAAGTTCTGGACTGGCTATAATTATGCCGACTTCGACACCAGGTACAAGGCCTACTTCAACCTCAACGCATGGGTGGTTGACCTCTACTCACGTCTCTACCAAAAGACCGGAGTTGATGCCTTCAACGCCCGCACAGACTGGCTCCTCCGCTGGCTCTCGTACAAACAGATGGACAACGGAGCGTTCCCGTGGGGCGTCCCCCCCAATGATTTCACCCTGTACACCGCGTACACCCTCGAACCTCTGAAGGAGGTCAACTTCGACGGAAAGGATAGGGCTCTCAATCTGCTTGAGAGCAGGGAACGCGAGGACTACTTTATGACAACACCGAAGGACAATAAAGGTGGCCTCGTGACAAACGCTCTCATGCTCCCCGTTTACAAGGAGCTTGGAATCCTGAACTCCACAACCGAGAAGAACATCGTCACCCAGCTGCTGAGGGAGCAGAAGGGAGACGGAAGCTGGAACAACAACCTCGGAACCACCATAGCCCTCGCCTCAAGCCTCGCAAGGTACTATCAGCTTACGGGCAATGAGAGTGTCCTCAAAGCAGTCAGAAAAGCGGCCGAATGGATGACAGGAGAGCAGGAGGACAGCGGAAAGCTGAAGGCAGAAAAGTATGAGTACGCGTATTCCAGAGCCACTTACG
This window of the Thermococcus thermotolerans genome carries:
- a CDS encoding S8 family serine peptidase, with protein sequence MNRKALSLLIVAVLVLSAASVAFSATPVFAAPSNPVKVETTNNAHPEQFISGEILQKEIQNILKTSDKTVRLIVAPDRDHKMEVYNALKKLGKIDPISKPEYQFIVVEMPVSRVEELQNIPGILHVWKDRTVKLQEPVAPEDGTAPNAPARDSLSLPEMFMSVFTIDAYNVWTDYGVYGDNVTVAVLDTGVDVGHPFLQTTLDGRKKIIDIYDESDEGMAQIYYNTTTPVGGTITVNKNVTVFWGVYADYYGHPAYTNYTMGTYYVGNITGDTYYIGLLPERYFDLNNFSATPYDPYGLGLFGDLSDVYPVLIVNQSGNFTAYIDFNLDNNFTNDQPMRIYDISGDYVTVNTTKVNVAFIEFEPDEGYAYFMWDAHGHGTHVSGTVAGVGLPTDPVFYGVYGVAPNAQLIEVKVLPGELGFGRTSWIISGMIYATLMGADVISMSLGGGGEINDGLETPEIFYVNLLTDIYGVTFAIAAGNEGPTTNSVHAPGDSDLAITVGNYWESERWELLYGLPGVMNGPAMSSSRGPRMDGLLDPDVMAPGTAIFSSLPMWYTVLYGNPYRYYGFWSGTSMATPHVSGAVALMISYAKQHNITYNPIMIKRALELSAKPTNQTLIDQGFGLIQVDKAIAKLEELSQEPTTYIFAGTTFTSFKNPIEQPLIPISQAYVDFNGYFQYMFGYPYLYRGVYIRDEYPGSVPIYFSPMTYEPGWGLWYVFENKTYKISTNVDWIIPNTTEVTIHGANAMYISDLIGQFSINIDYSKLQKSGTYVGLIYIDDPDTSYIDGYVAVTVDIPANKNGGTSAKITDTGKPGEAKHYFFEVPRGTKELRVTLRVPTDANGTPMGRVKLVIARPMGGVVYDGVPGYYYVGPGGPLEYTWVVQDPVEGVWEITAYVSVSSYATTGYEDAHYEIEVSAASVSITPEIIKKDVPSPANVSVGAKVENNYGDFNAVAVGYGLGRLDQAYAMVRNVSQDDWDVIGAFYVDPTTYFIRFGITEPEDPTADLDLYVLYFPTLDDLLNFTNYVVYYDQIGPTSDEVFEKFMPETGYYLIMVYGYDTVGYNPIHYTFYYQVLGDNGDVTVDSTPFAFGMGTSESIGAKVDLSAPGTYLGVLGLLNADTGETMTYAPMLFQVGMPEMYVVVYPEATLGKQSVLKIRLLDLATMERIDTPAKVVVNGREYYTDNGEVEVYFTPLHMEQTFNIQVFSDYYQDTSKEVTVKVKELAENKVYSATQLSPYVAVGLGTVTGYHDTGTSIDLTVEGPSGTTGYVLVTLPVDTQYVDVKGDHVISYYVLDGKNAKYAVLKVKYASPVTLTIEYKTSRWIVSTWNYVWYMLYWRYDQKFDPLYQKAVELGVDNETLQEAMHYKQLADQYYAEAEKYLTPGRDNLAIAALPNIRKAYMNILKAYTILEKAVKEIEAQG
- a CDS encoding oligosaccharide repeat unit polymerase family protein; this translates as MRGLKIFSLGFFSYLALSLYANYFDEGLRSTIYSRGLEPSVLLLGTVYALAFFAVFSLGYVLNLRLPPSMLAVLFLLLSFQNFPVFFLLAVLVLIVYRLGVDPFRLFPQSALLVALLIPSALYAVVGVPLLENSLRYELVGPLVLAAVLAVVGMAYSTLSLRWKTFLVGVYTVLFFLGTFRSLVLLVYLAYFLSTYFDYPQFRKWLPGLSLIPALIIVGMSGGIQAVLVRIGFTFLVFHNLVRLSLPWGFFHGALLFSSNPRGMVASLFGASTNYTYFFFGQPVADFGILGVIEAFLLGMFLRNSERDRGSFVVVLSLMMYSLDPGVDAFIMLFIVATLLFSVSEDNIT
- a CDS encoding glycosyltransferase family 39 protein translates to MKRESLYLPLLLISAFIIRLIPHRTLLLATYDEYLHRDITLRIVSQGIGSIPKDIPSLIGLRAYSYPPLFHIIGAAFYKIFPSDHFFFVLPAVYGTLAVFGFYLAFKELTGDKNRALLATAFLAFAPNFIYRTSLYIPENLGLFLFSVSLLFLIRFMKSRKLSNLVLLAIVMTVYMLTHRGWIFFAMAAVLLFASYLWPFIRKNLHYFVALVVLALIAYTQVSFIQSTVGELFLRLQRSEVSFLGYFKWIGVIQLVFGAIASPYYFKRDSIRRGFVLWAWAFMLAGGISFRFRDPYATIPLSVMAAEYLIDAVFPAIGPFIQRAFEDVKGLGAEWIKSISRKHWVTSLVILLLLVTPLAQGAYGAYKYVEAPTVSDKEAYEWIVQNTPENATILVWWDMGYLLIGNTHRKDVVIWKKVYQGFFGEAPTVREAGQAYTDHVVMFSSNQREWAYYLMRKYNVSYIFVDRKRYSYGLIRYGLMEYAPYDTHFKVEFCNGGSVIYRFIPEPTLKMEQPFPLNYTGNYSPLVNFLEKFWTGYNYADFDTRYKAYFNLNAWVVDLYSRLYQKTGVDAFNARTDWLLRWLSYKQMDNGAFPWGVPPNDFTLYTAYTLEPLKEVNFDGKDRALNLLESREREDYFMTTPKDNKGGLVTNALMLPVYKELGILNSTTEKNIVTQLLREQKGDGSWNNNLGTTIALASSLARYYQLTGNESVLKAVRKAAEWMTGEQEDSGKLKAEKYEYAYSRATYAQMAYIYHVAGLKDAEEKTLSFIENTFDPNREVHPLDAVLTMYRYFGYAYGSDRAIDMINGLLKVHPLLSFS